The Gammaproteobacteria bacterium genome window below encodes:
- the hemL gene encoding glutamate-1-semialdehyde-2,1-aminomutase — protein sequence MTRSHDLFQRAQHHIPGGVNSPVRAFRGVGGEPVFFKRAEGPYLIDEDDKRYIDYVASWGPMILGHNHPAVIKAVKAAVDNSLGFGAPTAIEIDMADKICEIMPSIEMVRMVNSGTEATMSAIRLARGFTGRDKIVKFEGCYHGHADSLLVKAGSGALTLGVPTSPGVPAALAEHTLTLNFNDLDQVEEVFAQLGGQIACIIVEPVAGNMNCVPPVPGFLEGLRRVCDQYDSMLIFDEVMTGFRVALGGAQARYGIKPDLTTLGKVIGGGMPVGAFGGRKDIMEHIAPLGPVYQAGTLSGNPVAMAAGLATLNEISKPGFYEDLSARTEKLAKGFVTRARAFDIPMTENHVGGMFGLFFTEDSEVQNFAQVTQCNIERFKLFFHGMLEQGVYLAPSAYEAGFVSGAHGSQEIKETLVSAEQVLSGL from the coding sequence ATGACCCGTTCACACGACCTCTTCCAACGCGCACAACACCACATCCCCGGCGGCGTCAATTCACCCGTGCGTGCCTTCCGGGGCGTGGGCGGCGAACCGGTGTTTTTCAAACGTGCCGAAGGGCCGTATTTGATCGACGAAGACGACAAGCGCTACATCGACTATGTCGCCTCCTGGGGCCCCATGATTTTGGGCCATAACCACCCGGCGGTTATCAAAGCGGTGAAGGCCGCGGTGGATAACAGCCTGGGCTTCGGCGCCCCCACCGCCATTGAAATTGACATGGCCGACAAGATTTGCGAGATCATGCCCTCCATCGAAATGGTGCGCATGGTCAACTCCGGCACCGAAGCCACCATGAGCGCCATCCGCCTGGCGCGCGGCTTCACCGGGCGGGACAAAATCGTCAAATTCGAAGGCTGCTACCACGGCCACGCCGACTCGTTGCTGGTCAAAGCCGGCTCCGGCGCCCTCACCCTGGGCGTGCCTACCTCCCCCGGCGTGCCCGCCGCCCTGGCCGAGCACACCCTCACGCTGAATTTCAACGACCTGGATCAAGTGGAAGAAGTGTTTGCCCAACTGGGCGGACAGATCGCCTGCATCATCGTCGAACCCGTGGCCGGCAACATGAACTGTGTGCCCCCCGTGCCCGGCTTTCTCGAAGGTTTGCGCCGCGTGTGCGACCAATACGACAGCATGTTGATTTTCGACGAAGTCATGACCGGCTTCCGCGTGGCCCTCGGCGGCGCCCAGGCCCGCTACGGCATCAAGCCCGACCTCACCACCCTGGGCAAAGTCATCGGCGGCGGCATGCCCGTGGGCGCCTTCGGCGGCCGCAAAGACATCATGGAACACATCGCGCCCTTGGGCCCCGTCTACCAGGCTGGCACCCTGTCCGGCAACCCCGTCGCCATGGCAGCGGGGCTGGCCACCTTGAACGAAATATCCAAACCCGGGTTCTATGAGGACTTAAGCGCCCGCACCGAAAAACTGGCCAAAGGTTTCGTTACCCGCGCCCGGGCCTTCGACATCCCCATGACCGAAAACCACGTCGGTGGCATGTTCGGCCTGTTCTTCACCGAAGACAGCGAGGTACAAAACTTCGCCCAGGTCACCCAGTGCAACATTGAGCGGTTCAAACTGTTCTTCCACGGCATGCTGGAGCAAGGGGTGTATCTGGCGCCGTCGGCTTACGAGGCGGGCTTCGTATCCGGCGCCCATGGCAGCCAGGAAATCAAAGAGACCCTGGTGTCAGCAGAGCAGGTATTGTCGGGATTGTAG